Proteins from one Lebetimonas natsushimae genomic window:
- the cysD gene encoding sulfate adenylyltransferase subunit CysD: MKFITHLKQLEAESIYILREVAANFSNPVMLYSIGKDSSVMLHLAMKAFYPGKPPFPLLHVDTLWKFKEMIEFRDKRVNKLGLDLIVYTNPEGIEMNINPFIHGSKIHTDIMKTQGLKQALNKYGFDAVIGGARRDEEKSRAKERIFSFRDKNHRWDPKNQRPELWNLYNTHIHKGESVRVFPLSNWTELDIWQYIYLENIPIVPLYFAKERPVVEYEGTKIMVDDERMPEELRKKAKMEKVRFRTLGCYPLTGAINSKADTLPKIIEEMLLSRTSEREGRLIDKDQEGSMEKKKIEGYF, encoded by the coding sequence GTGAAATTTATCACCCATCTAAAACAGCTTGAAGCTGAAAGTATATATATTTTAAGAGAAGTAGCAGCAAATTTTTCTAATCCTGTAATGTTATATAGCATAGGAAAAGATTCTTCCGTGATGCTTCATTTGGCAATGAAAGCTTTTTACCCTGGAAAACCTCCTTTTCCGCTTCTGCATGTGGATACTTTATGGAAATTTAAAGAAATGATAGAATTTCGTGACAAAAGAGTTAATAAATTGGGACTTGATTTGATAGTTTATACAAATCCTGAAGGGATTGAGATGAATATCAATCCTTTTATTCACGGAAGTAAAATTCATACAGATATAATGAAAACCCAGGGGCTTAAACAGGCTTTGAATAAATACGGATTTGATGCAGTAATAGGCGGTGCTAGAAGAGATGAAGAAAAAAGCAGAGCAAAAGAGAGAATATTTAGTTTCAGGGATAAAAATCACAGATGGGATCCAAAAAACCAAAGACCGGAACTTTGGAATTTATACAATACCCATATTCATAAAGGTGAAAGTGTCAGGGTTTTTCCTTTAAGCAATTGGACAGAGCTTGATATCTGGCAATATATATATTTAGAGAATATTCCAATAGTTCCTCTTTATTTTGCCAAAGAAAGACCGGTGGTGGAATATGAAGGTACCAAAATAATGGTGGATGATGAGAGAATGCCAGAAGAACTGAGAAAAAAAGCCAAAATGGAAAAAGTAAGATTCAGGACCCTCGGATGTTACCCCTTAACAGGTGCTATAAATTCAAAAGCTGATACACTGCCTAAAATTATAGAAGAAATGCTTTTAAGCAGAACCAGTGAGAGGGAAGGAAGACTTATAGATAAAGACCAGGAAGGCAGTATGGAAAAGAAAAAAATAGAAGGTTATTTTTAA
- a CDS encoding beta strand repeat-containing protein has product MRPQKFMLSAVAVAAIVSVSNARPVNSDIVIDDVNTTGVELNSSKNVTVTNTGAIEINETNPNPFAIHVKDTNFTDNITNEGKIEVNKTNDVNYSGGIVIDETNKGNITNDNLIQINSDANYSVGIYTGENEGNITNNGDIVIQENNSSIGKLNALGIMAESNTGNIVNNGNIEINTTTKNGDDYYAVGILVTDNNTSNPIINKGNITVTNNNSLGEADGIASINSEKTNIINEGNITSSKVGIAVDENYKLNTMDTDITNSGNIYSNDTGIYVSHDTHTSSIINITNSGDLNSGNHYGIFAESDTSDGNSSVEINNTGKIISYDDAIHAYSNSGNNGNARVNIQNTEDLNSDGHYGIYAKSNTSDGNSSVEINNTGKIISYDDAIYAYSNSGNSGNARVNITNLGRITSDDDGIKIDAEANCNYCDNYGNATVTITNSGDINASEGDGIYINASAYAYGANNRGNSIVTITNNGDINASKGDGIYINASANDSYYYNEDAGEVYGGYNYGNTKVTITNNGDIVANKGDGIHIEASTDASYYDNYGNTKVTITNNGDIVANKGDGIHIEASTDASYYNYGNTEVTITNNGDIVANKGDGIHIEASTDASYYDNYGNTKVTITNNGDIVANKGDGIHIEASTDASYYNYGNTEVTITNNGNINADVGIYTKAKSGEGSVAVTITNQKSIMASTAFEIDADAIANVKILNTGNIVAENVIDDFSGNVAPHESKVLENRGYIEG; this is encoded by the coding sequence ATGAGACCTCAAAAATTCATGTTAAGCGCTGTTGCAGTTGCAGCAATTGTTTCTGTTTCAAATGCTCGACCTGTTAATTCGGATATTGTTATAGATGATGTAAATACAACAGGTGTTGAATTAAACTCTTCTAAAAATGTTACTGTTACCAATACCGGTGCGATAGAAATTAATGAAACAAATCCAAATCCTTTTGCGATACATGTTAAAGATACAAATTTTACTGATAACATTACAAATGAAGGTAAAATTGAAGTAAATAAAACCAATGATGTAAATTATTCAGGTGGAATTGTAATTGATGAAACAAATAAAGGAAATATTACAAATGACAATTTAATACAAATAAACAGTGATGCAAATTATAGTGTAGGTATTTATACAGGAGAGAATGAAGGGAATATTACAAATAACGGTGATATTGTTATTCAGGAAAACAATAGCAGTATAGGTAAGCTAAATGCACTGGGTATTATGGCGGAGAGTAATACGGGAAATATTGTAAATAACGGTAATATTGAAATAAATACAACCACGAAAAACGGTGATGATTATTATGCAGTAGGAATTTTAGTAACAGACAACAATACTTCAAATCCTATCATCAATAAAGGAAATATAACTGTAACAAATAATAATTCTCTTGGAGAAGCCGACGGTATTGCTTCAATAAATTCCGAAAAAACGAATATAATAAATGAAGGGAATATTACTTCATCAAAGGTCGGTATAGCTGTTGATGAAAATTATAAATTAAATACAATGGATACCGATATTACCAATTCAGGAAATATATATTCTAATGATACCGGTATTTATGTAAGTCATGATACTCATACATCAAGTATAATTAATATTACAAATTCAGGGGATTTGAATTCTGGCAATCATTACGGAATATTTGCCGAATCCGATACTTCAGATGGAAATTCATCAGTTGAAATTAACAATACAGGTAAAATTATTTCTTACGATGATGCAATTCATGCATATTCCAATAGTGGTAACAATGGAAATGCAAGAGTAAATATTCAAAATACAGAGGATTTGAATTCTGACGGTCATTACGGAATATATGCTAAATCCAATACTTCAGATGGAAATTCATCAGTTGAAATTAACAATACAGGTAAAATTATTTCTTACGATGATGCAATTTATGCATATTCCAATAGTGGTAACAGTGGAAATGCAAGAGTAAATATTACAAATTTAGGAAGAATAACTTCTGATGATGATGGAATAAAAATTGACGCAGAAGCAAATTGTAACTATTGTGATAATTATGGGAATGCGACAGTTACAATAACTAACAGTGGAGATATTAATGCTAGTGAAGGAGACGGAATTTATATTAATGCATCAGCTTATGCTTATGGTGCGAATAATCGTGGGAACTCAATAGTTACAATAACTAACAATGGAGACATTAATGCCAGTAAAGGTGATGGAATTTATATTAATGCATCAGCTAATGATTCATATTATTATAATGAAGATGCGGGTGAAGTTTATGGTGGATATAATTATGGAAATACAAAAGTTACAATAACTAACAATGGAGATATTGTTGCTAATAAAGGTGATGGAATTCATATTGAAGCATCAACTGATGCTTCTTATTATGATAATTATGGAAATACAAAAGTTACAATAACTAACAATGGAGATATTGTTGCTAATAAAGGTGATGGAATTCATATTGAAGCATCAACTGATGCTTCTTACTATAATTATGGAAATACAGAAGTTACAATAACAAATAATGGCGATATTGTTGCTAATAAAGGTGATGGAATTCATATTGAAGCATCAACTGATGCTTCTTATTATGATAATTATGGAAATACAAAAGTTACAATAACTAACAATGGAGATATTGTTGCTAATAAAGGTGATGGAATTCATATTGAAGCATCAACTGATGCTTCTTACTATAATTATGGAAATACAGAAGTTACAATAACAAATAATGGCAATATTAATGCTGATGTAGGAATATATACAAAAGCAAAAAGCGGTGAAGGCAGTGTAGCAGTTACAATAACAAACCAAAAATCAATAATGGCAAGTACCGCTTTTGAGATAGATGCCGATGCTATCGCAAATGTAAAAATATTAAATACAGGAAATATTGTTGCCGAAAATGTAATAGACGATTTTTCAGGAAATGTGGCACCACATGAGAGTAAAGTTTTAGAAAACAGAGGATATATAGAGGGGGA
- the cysC gene encoding adenylyl-sulfate kinase, whose protein sequence is MNHNIIIHPHKVSRKKREKIKNQRGCVLWFTGLSGSGKSTIANEVENQLNKLGFHTYLLDGDNIRHGLNKDLGFSEKDRSENIRRIAELSKLFVDAGIITLTAFISPFIKDRQKAKEIIGERDFIEIFIDTPFAECVKRDPKGLYKKAMRGEIKNFTGINSPYEKPVNPTIHIKTLEENIEESVKKIINYLKINNYI, encoded by the coding sequence ATGAATCATAATATTATTATTCATCCACATAAAGTAAGTAGAAAAAAAAGAGAAAAAATAAAAAACCAGAGAGGTTGTGTCTTATGGTTTACCGGACTTTCAGGCAGTGGTAAAAGCACTATAGCTAATGAAGTTGAAAATCAATTAAATAAATTAGGTTTTCATACATATTTGCTTGATGGAGATAACATAAGACATGGACTAAATAAGGATTTAGGATTTAGTGAAAAAGACAGAAGTGAAAATATAAGAAGAATAGCAGAACTTTCAAAACTTTTTGTAGATGCTGGCATTATTACTTTAACTGCTTTTATTTCACCTTTTATAAAAGACAGACAAAAGGCAAAAGAAATTATAGGAGAGAGGGATTTTATAGAAATTTTTATAGATACCCCTTTTGCAGAATGTGTAAAAAGAGATCCGAAAGGATTATATAAAAAAGCAATGAGAGGTGAAATAAAAAATTTTACCGGTATAAACTCTCCTTATGAAAAACCTGTTAATCCCACAATTCATATAAAAACACTGGAAGAAAATATTGAAGAATCTGTTAAAAAAATAATTAATTATTTAAAAATAAATAACTATATCTAA
- the cysN gene encoding sulfate adenylyltransferase subunit CysN produces the protein MKIKNNIENYLKEHENKEMLRFITCGSVDGGKSTLIGRLLYDSKMIFEDQIAQLKQESKKYGTVENEEIDFALLVDGLQSEREQGITIDVAYRFFSTDKRKYIIADTPGHEQYTRNMVTGASTADLAVILIDARKGVLTQTRRHSFLVTLLGIRNIVVAVNKMDLVNYSKERFEKIVRDYKKMFEDLRHSLPYKTYNAEIEFIPISALKGDNVVQNSKNMSWYKGKPLLKYLDSVKILKNNFKYFRYPVQYVNRPNLDFRGFCGTISSGEINTGDKIKVYPSMKNSTIKEIIPPVNPEKEVKQEEKLLKNAFAPMAITLTLNDEIDISRGDLIMKEGEKEPLFNDSFEAFLVWMDEESFKNKEYVLKIYTKETNAVVSKILFKKDVNTWEKLETKTLNLNDIARVQIDLSEKIAFDLYENNIGTGAFILIDKITNNTVAAGMIVGESTKHIKKRIYTESEIALNKFIREHFPEWCCKSIEELENES, from the coding sequence ATGAAAATAAAAAATAATATTGAAAATTATCTGAAAGAGCACGAAAACAAAGAAATGCTCAGGTTTATAACATGTGGAAGTGTGGATGGCGGTAAATCCACATTAATCGGTAGGCTTTTATATGATTCTAAAATGATATTTGAAGACCAGATTGCCCAGCTAAAACAGGAAAGCAAAAAATATGGTACTGTTGAAAATGAAGAAATAGATTTTGCATTATTGGTAGATGGGCTTCAAAGTGAAAGGGAACAGGGAATAACAATAGACGTTGCATACAGATTTTTTTCAACAGATAAAAGAAAATATATTATAGCAGACACCCCCGGACATGAACAATATACAAGAAATATGGTGACAGGAGCCAGTACGGCGGATTTAGCTGTTATTTTAATAGATGCAAGAAAAGGTGTTTTAACCCAGACAAGAAGACACTCATTTTTAGTTACACTCCTTGGAATCAGAAATATAGTTGTTGCGGTTAATAAAATGGATTTGGTCAATTACAGCAAAGAAAGATTTGAAAAGATAGTAAGAGATTATAAAAAAATGTTTGAAGATTTAAGACACTCTCTGCCTTATAAAACTTATAATGCTGAAATAGAATTTATTCCGATAAGCGCCCTAAAAGGGGACAATGTTGTGCAAAATTCAAAAAATATGTCTTGGTATAAAGGAAAACCTCTTTTAAAATATTTAGACTCAGTAAAAATTTTAAAAAATAATTTTAAATATTTCAGATATCCTGTTCAGTATGTTAATAGACCAAACCTTGATTTTAGGGGATTTTGCGGAACTATATCAAGCGGTGAAATAAATACAGGCGATAAAATAAAAGTATATCCGTCAATGAAAAATTCTACTATTAAAGAAATAATTCCCCCTGTTAATCCTGAAAAAGAAGTTAAACAGGAAGAAAAATTACTAAAAAATGCTTTTGCTCCAATGGCAATAACATTAACGTTAAATGATGAAATTGATATCAGCAGAGGTGATTTAATAATGAAAGAAGGAGAAAAGGAACCGCTTTTTAATGATTCTTTTGAAGCTTTTCTTGTATGGATGGATGAAGAATCTTTTAAAAACAAAGAATATGTCTTAAAAATTTATACAAAAGAAACAAATGCCGTTGTTTCTAAAATTTTATTTAAAAAAGATGTAAATACTTGGGAAAAATTGGAAACTAAAACACTTAATTTAAATGACATTGCAAGAGTTCAAATAGATTTGAGCGAAAAAATAGCATTTGATTTATATGAAAATAACATAGGCACGGGAGCATTTATTTTAATAGATAAAATAACAAATAATACAGTAGCAGCTGGAATGATAGTAGGAGAATCTACTAAACATATTAAAAAAAGGATTTATACAGAAAGTGAAATAGCCCTTAATAAGTTTATAAGAGAACATTTCCCTGAATGGTGTTGTAAAAGCATTGAGGAATTAGAAAATGAATCATAA